A single Catharus ustulatus isolate bCatUst1 chromosome 7, bCatUst1.pri.v2, whole genome shotgun sequence DNA region contains:
- the INHBB gene encoding inhibin beta B chain: MDGAARRGVLAALLACGLLLLGAAATPTPPAPAGGSPQDTCTSCGFRRPEEPGKVDGDFLEAVKRHILSRLQMRDRPNITHAVPKAAMVTALRKLHAGKVREDGRVEIPSLDGQASAGPPAHDPVSEIISFAETDDLASSRVRLYFFISNEGNQNLFVVQASLWLYLKLLPYVLEKGSRRKVRVKVYFQDPDTSNKWNVVEKKVDLKRSGWHTFPMTEAIQALFERGERRLNLDVQCEGCEEYSVLPIYVDPGEESHRPFLVVQARLADNKHRIRKRGLECDGRTNLCCRQQFYIDFRLIGWNDWIIAPSGYYGNYCEGSCPAYLAGVPGSASSFHTAVVNQYRMRGLNPGTVNSCCIPTKLSTMSMLYFDDEYNIVKRDVPNMIVEECGCA; the protein is encoded by the exons ATGGACGGGGCGGCTCGCCGGGGGGTGCTGGCCGCGCTGCTGGCCTgcgggctgctcctgctgggcgCCGCGGCCACCCCGACCCCGCCGGCCCCCGCCGGCGGCTCTCCGCAGGACACATGCACCTCCTGCGGCTTCCGGCGGCCCGAGGAGCCGGGCAAGGTGGACGGGGATTTCCTGGAGGCGGTGAAGAGGCACATCCTGAGCCGGCTGCAGATGCGGGACCGGCCCAACATCACGCACGCCGTGCCCAAGGCGGCCATGGTCACGGCGCTGCGCAAGCTGCACGCCGGCAAGGTGCGGGAGGACGGCCGCGTGGAGATCCCCAGCCTGGACGGGCAGGCGAGCGCCGGGCCCCCGGCCCACGACCCGGTCTCCGAGATCATCAGCTTCGCCGAGACAG ACGATCTGGCCTCGTCTAGAGTCCGCCTCTATTTCTTCATCTCGAATGAAGGGAACCAGAACTTGTTTGTCGTTCAAGCCAGCCTGTGGCTTTACTTGAAGCTGCTTCCATATGTCTTAGAGAAAGGCAGCAGGCGAAAAGTAAGAGTCAAAGTCTATTTCCAAGACCCGGACACTAGCAACAAGTGGAATGTGGTTGAAAAGAAAGTTGATCTCAAAAGAAGTGGTTGGCACACTTTTCCCATGACAGAGGCGATCCAGGCTCTGTttgagagaggagaaaggagactGAACTTGGATGTTCAATGTGAGGGCTGTGAAGAGTATTCAGTGCTGCCAATTTATGTGGACCCCGGGGAGGAATCCCACCGGCCTTTTTTAGTGGTGCAAGCCCGCCTCGCCGATAACAAACACAGGATCCGGAAAAGAGGCCTGGAGTGCGATGGCAGGACCAATCTATGTTGCAGGCAACAGTTTTACATTGACTTTAGACTCATTGGGTGGAATGACTGGATCATAGCACCATCAGGTTACTATGGGAATTACTGTGAAGGGAGCTGCCCGGCCTACTTGGCCGGTGTCCCGGGGTCGGCTTCCTCCTTTCACACCGCTGTCGTGAATCAGTACCGAATGCGGGGGCTGAACCCGGGCACCGTGAACTCCTGTTGCATTCCAACCAAACTTAGCACAATGTCAATGCTGTACTTTGATGATGAATACAACATTGTGAAAAGGGACGTTCCCAATATGATTGTGGAAGAATGTGGTTGTGCTTGA